The following proteins are encoded in a genomic region of Streptomyces sp. NBC_01723:
- a CDS encoding HAMP domain-containing sensor histidine kinase translates to MDVLRDLLNWRSLRWKIAALVAMACCAIALTVGALVHRSTLARSLNDGRSKAVTQLSQDLRDYERYGTPPDSLRMSPEAVPAELLRRLRGPQGLRDGYATWYDGDGPGDHPSMWAARTYRGRPVAVEVDMTPDLLTRRALDRHMWKYSLVALAIVVPLSALAAELPHRRLRRVARTARRIASGDLAARTKVGRGSDEIAEIAGDVDSMADSLLGRLLAEQRFTADVAHELRTPLMGLVTASGLLPEGEATELVRDRVAVLRTLVDNLLEIARLDTGAERADLGPVPLAEAVRESLVRTGLQTRLTTAGALSAETDPRRLDRIVANLVINAHRHGRAPVEVEVAGTCVTVRDHGPGFPHELLTAGPQRFRTGASERGRGHGLGLTIALGQAQVIGSSLSFANAPGGGAVATLRLPAAD, encoded by the coding sequence GTGGATGTCCTGCGCGACCTGCTGAACTGGCGTTCGCTGCGCTGGAAGATCGCTGCGCTTGTCGCCATGGCCTGCTGTGCCATCGCGCTCACCGTCGGGGCGCTGGTCCACCGCAGCACCCTGGCCCGGTCGCTGAACGACGGCAGGTCCAAGGCGGTGACCCAGCTGTCCCAAGACCTGCGGGACTACGAGCGGTACGGCACCCCGCCCGACTCGCTTCGGATGTCGCCCGAGGCCGTGCCCGCCGAGCTGCTGCGCCGGCTCCGGGGCCCGCAGGGCCTGAGGGACGGGTATGCCACCTGGTACGACGGTGACGGCCCCGGGGACCACCCGTCGATGTGGGCGGCACGGACGTACCGAGGCAGACCCGTGGCGGTGGAGGTCGACATGACGCCCGACCTGCTCACCCGGCGCGCCCTGGACCGGCACATGTGGAAGTACTCCCTGGTCGCGCTGGCCATCGTGGTACCGCTGTCGGCACTCGCCGCGGAGTTGCCCCATCGCAGGCTGCGGCGGGTGGCGCGGACCGCACGCCGGATCGCGTCGGGTGACCTGGCTGCCAGAACCAAGGTCGGCCGCGGCAGCGACGAGATCGCCGAGATCGCCGGCGACGTCGATTCGATGGCCGACAGCCTGCTCGGACGACTGCTGGCCGAACAGCGCTTCACCGCCGACGTCGCCCACGAATTGCGCACCCCGCTGATGGGCCTGGTCACCGCGAGTGGGCTGCTCCCCGAGGGGGAGGCCACGGAACTGGTCAGGGACCGCGTGGCGGTGCTGCGGACCCTGGTGGACAACCTGCTGGAGATCGCCCGGCTCGACACGGGCGCCGAGCGCGCCGACCTCGGGCCCGTTCCGCTCGCCGAGGCGGTCAGGGAGTCTCTGGTCCGCACCGGGCTCCAGACGCGGCTCACCACGGCCGGCGCCCTGTCCGCCGAGACCGACCCGCGCCGGCTTGACAGGATCGTCGCCAACCTGGTCATCAACGCCCACCGACATGGTCGCGCGCCCGTCGAAGTCGAGGTGGCGGGCACCTGTGTGACGGTACGGGACCACGGCCCGGGATTCCCCCACGAACTGCTCACTGCGGGGCCCCAACGGTTCCGCACCGGGGCGTCGGAACGCGGCCGGGGCCACGGCCTCGGGCTGACCATCGCGCTCGGCCAGGCCCAGGTCATCGGGTCGTCGCTGTCCTTCGCCAACGCGCCCGGCGGCGGGGCCGTCGCCACGCTTCGCCTCCCGGCGGCCGACTGA
- a CDS encoding catalase, translated as MTDITPATTTDSGAPVESDEHSLTVGPGGPVLLQDAYLIEQMAQFNRERIPERQPHAKGSGAFGHFEVTHDVSAYTKAAVFQPGTTTDLVIRFSTVAGERGSPDTWRDPRGFAVKFYTSQGNYDMVGNNTPVFFVKDPMKFQHFIRSQKRRADNNLRDHDMQWDFWTLSPESAHQVTWLMGDRGIPRTWRHMNGYTSHTYMWINAAGERFWVKYTFKTDQGIEFFTQHEADQMAAADTDYHMRDLFEHIRDGEFPSWTLYVQVMPYEDAADYRFNPFDLTKVWPHGDYPLIPVGRMTLDRNPTDNHAEIEQAAFQPNNLVPGIGPSPDRMLLARLFSYADAHRHRIGANYQQLPVNAPVVDVHTYSKDGAMAYQKTSDPVYAPNSKGGPAADTERFGTPPSWEADGAITRAAYVDHPEDDDWGQPGTLVREVMDDAARDRLVDNVVGHLLNGVSEPVLQRAFEYWSNIDKTIGDRIAKGVRAKADEKDPKAAEQGNPARRSMQEKA; from the coding sequence ATGACGGACATCACGCCTGCCACCACCACGGACTCCGGCGCACCGGTGGAAAGCGACGAACACTCGCTCACCGTCGGCCCGGGAGGCCCGGTACTCCTCCAGGACGCCTACCTCATCGAGCAGATGGCGCAGTTCAACCGGGAGCGGATCCCCGAACGCCAGCCGCACGCCAAGGGCAGCGGCGCCTTCGGCCACTTCGAGGTGACGCACGACGTGAGCGCTTACACCAAGGCGGCCGTCTTCCAGCCGGGGACGACGACCGACCTGGTCATCCGCTTCTCCACCGTGGCGGGCGAGCGCGGCAGCCCGGACACCTGGCGCGACCCGCGCGGCTTCGCGGTGAAGTTCTACACCAGCCAGGGCAACTACGACATGGTCGGCAACAACACGCCGGTGTTCTTCGTCAAGGACCCGATGAAGTTCCAGCACTTCATCCGGTCGCAGAAGCGCCGGGCGGACAACAACCTGCGCGACCACGACATGCAGTGGGACTTCTGGACGCTGTCACCGGAGTCCGCCCACCAGGTCACCTGGCTCATGGGGGACCGCGGTATCCCCCGGACCTGGCGCCACATGAACGGCTACACCTCCCACACGTACATGTGGATCAACGCGGCCGGCGAGCGGTTCTGGGTGAAGTACACCTTCAAGACGGACCAGGGCATCGAGTTCTTCACGCAGCACGAGGCCGACCAGATGGCCGCGGCCGACACGGATTACCACATGCGGGACCTGTTCGAGCACATCCGTGACGGCGAGTTCCCGAGCTGGACCCTGTATGTGCAGGTCATGCCGTACGAGGACGCCGCGGACTACCGGTTCAACCCGTTCGACCTGACGAAGGTGTGGCCGCACGGCGACTACCCCCTCATCCCGGTCGGCCGCATGACGCTGGACCGCAACCCGACCGACAACCACGCCGAGATCGAGCAGGCCGCCTTCCAGCCCAACAACCTGGTCCCCGGCATCGGCCCGAGCCCGGACCGCATGCTGCTGGCCCGGCTCTTCTCCTACGCCGACGCCCATCGGCACCGGATCGGCGCGAACTACCAGCAACTCCCCGTGAACGCCCCGGTCGTCGACGTCCACACGTACTCCAAGGACGGGGCGATGGCCTATCAGAAGACGAGTGACCCGGTCTACGCGCCGAACTCCAAGGGCGGTCCCGCCGCCGACACCGAGCGGTTCGGCACCCCGCCCAGCTGGGAGGCGGACGGGGCCATCACCCGCGCCGCGTACGTCGACCACCCCGAGGACGACGACTGGGGTCAGCCGGGCACGCTGGTCCGCGAGGTCATGGACGACGCGGCCCGGGACCGGCTGGTCGACAACGTGGTCGGTCACCTCCTCAACGGGGTGAGCGAACCCGTCCTTCAGCGGGCCTTCGAGTACTGGTCGAACATCGACAAGACCATCGGCGACCGCATCGCCAAGGGGGTCCGGGCCAAGGCGGACGAGAAGGACCCGAAGGCCGCCGAGCAGGGCAACCCGGCCCGACGGTCCATGCAGGAAAAGGCCTGA
- a CDS encoding FAD-binding dehydrogenase yields MQNTPAPAGITRRNALTVTGGVLAAATLAQAVPAFAAEEQAADAIVVGHGLAGLVATAELAAAGRKVLLLDQEPEASLGGQAFWSFGGLFFVDSAEQRLMGIKDSRELAWQDWLGTAGFDRGVGDPSGQDHWAYKWAEAYVEFAAGEKRSWLAGLGVQWFPIVGWAERGGGLADGHGNSVPRFHVTWGTGPAVVEPFEKKVRAARADGRVTFRFRHRVDGLVTTGGAVTGVRGAVLEPSTAQRGKPSSRTVVGEFELRAPVVVVTSGGIGANHDLVRRNWPARLGTPPKSMITGVPAHVDGRMLAITEEAGGRIVNPDRMWHYTEGLRNYDPIWPGHGIRILPGPSSMWFDATGKRFGTPDIPGYDTLHTLKSITDTGYDYSWFVTTQKIIAKEFALSGSEQNPDLTEKNVWKLLSRIWQTPEPIEKFKKNGVDFVVATTLPELVRGMNKLTGDNLIALDGLQRQIEARDREIDNPYTKDVQVMGIRNALAYPGDTLSRTASVHRILDSGAGPLIAVRLNILTRKTLGGLQTDLSGRVLNASGDPVPGLYAAGEVAGFGGGGVHGYRSLEGTFLGGCLFSGREAGRAAAAATAS; encoded by the coding sequence ATGCAGAACACGCCGGCACCTGCCGGGATCACTCGCCGCAACGCCCTGACCGTGACCGGGGGCGTGCTCGCGGCGGCGACACTGGCCCAGGCGGTGCCCGCCTTCGCGGCCGAGGAGCAGGCGGCGGACGCGATCGTGGTCGGACACGGTCTCGCGGGGCTGGTGGCCACGGCCGAACTCGCCGCGGCGGGCCGCAAGGTGCTGCTCCTCGACCAGGAACCCGAGGCGAGCCTGGGCGGCCAGGCGTTCTGGTCCTTCGGCGGTCTCTTCTTCGTGGACTCCGCCGAACAGCGCCTGATGGGCATCAAGGACTCGCGCGAACTGGCCTGGCAGGACTGGCTCGGCACGGCCGGCTTCGACCGGGGCGTCGGCGACCCCTCCGGCCAGGACCACTGGGCGTACAAGTGGGCCGAGGCGTACGTGGAGTTCGCCGCCGGCGAGAAGCGGTCCTGGCTCGCCGGGCTGGGCGTGCAGTGGTTCCCGATCGTCGGCTGGGCCGAGCGCGGCGGCGGCCTCGCGGACGGACACGGCAACTCGGTGCCGCGCTTCCACGTCACCTGGGGGACCGGCCCCGCGGTCGTCGAGCCGTTCGAGAAGAAGGTGCGGGCGGCGCGCGCCGACGGCCGGGTCACCTTCAGGTTCCGGCACCGGGTCGACGGCCTCGTGACGACCGGCGGCGCCGTCACCGGAGTACGCGGCGCCGTCCTCGAACCGAGCACGGCACAGCGCGGCAAACCCAGCTCCCGCACCGTGGTCGGCGAGTTCGAACTGCGCGCCCCGGTCGTCGTGGTGACCTCCGGCGGCATCGGCGCGAACCACGATCTCGTCCGGCGGAACTGGCCGGCCCGACTCGGCACCCCGCCCAAGTCCATGATCACCGGTGTGCCCGCGCACGTGGACGGCCGCATGCTGGCGATCACCGAGGAGGCGGGCGGCCGGATCGTGAACCCGGACCGCATGTGGCACTACACCGAGGGCCTCAGAAACTACGACCCGATCTGGCCCGGCCACGGCATCCGCATCCTGCCCGGACCGTCGTCCATGTGGTTCGACGCCACGGGCAAGCGCTTCGGCACGCCCGACATCCCCGGCTACGACACCCTGCACACCCTGAAGTCCATCACCGACACCGGCTACGACTACTCCTGGTTCGTCACCACGCAGAAGATCATCGCCAAGGAGTTCGCGCTCTCCGGCTCCGAGCAGAACCCGGACCTCACGGAGAAGAACGTCTGGAAGCTCCTCTCCCGTATCTGGCAGACGCCGGAGCCGATCGAGAAGTTCAAGAAGAACGGCGTGGACTTCGTCGTCGCGACGACCCTGCCCGAACTGGTCCGCGGCATGAACAAGCTGACCGGTGACAACCTGATCGCGCTGGACGGCCTCCAACGGCAGATCGAGGCCCGCGACCGCGAGATCGACAACCCGTACACCAAGGACGTCCAGGTGATGGGCATCCGCAACGCACTCGCCTACCCCGGGGACACGCTCAGCCGGACCGCCTCGGTCCACCGGATCCTGGACTCCGGCGCGGGCCCGCTGATCGCGGTCCGTCTCAACATCCTCACCCGCAAGACCCTCGGCGGCCTCCAGACCGACCTCTCCGGCCGGGTCCTGAACGCCTCGGGCGACCCGGTACCGGGTCTGTACGCCGCCGGAGAGGTGGCGGGCTTCGGGGGCGGCGGCGTGCACGGCTACCGGTCGCTGGAGGGCACCTTCCTCGGGGGCTGCCTGTTCTCCGGCCGCGAGGCCGGACGCGCCGCGGCCGCCGCGACGGCGTCCTGA
- a CDS encoding phosphatase PAP2 family protein, whose translation MKTIPTRISARTTLWVAAGVATLGFLIALEFAARHYGEPGPITQQAREVVFAPDSGPLLYAGLALTMVVLTWRQRFVAAGVAIGVDLVLWPVRWAVGADMNFGNGALWVVLGCAVVAVTRRTGRERALLLKGVGLGLLLVAGHKTGDTWLLITSETRPTVLDPYLATADHALGDPSWLVGRLVEATSPVGGGILHVVYGQLPLAAALVGLYQLRHVAVERRFPSHHLVRTFLVIGLLGPAVYMIFPVVGPVYAYGAEGGQWAVANLWPDTLPSIGAPHAVPFDEITPRNCMPSLHTAWATTLFVHSRKGSRPMRYAGAFWLVATLTATLGFGYHYGVDLIAGVVFALTVEAAMRAFARGWDRSAVRLVAHGATVFAVLLVSYRLLPEEMAAYPWVAGPLLLLAMASVVFGYLRTTRAWEPKSGPARQPEPPRPAEPQPELV comes from the coding sequence TTGAAAACCATACCGACACGAATATCCGCGCGAACGACGCTCTGGGTCGCGGCGGGTGTGGCGACCCTCGGGTTCCTCATCGCGCTGGAGTTCGCCGCGCGCCACTACGGCGAGCCGGGACCGATCACCCAGCAGGCCCGCGAGGTGGTCTTCGCCCCCGATTCCGGGCCGCTGCTCTACGCGGGGCTCGCGCTGACGATGGTGGTGCTCACCTGGCGGCAGCGGTTCGTCGCGGCCGGTGTGGCGATCGGCGTCGACCTCGTGCTGTGGCCGGTGCGCTGGGCGGTCGGCGCGGACATGAACTTCGGCAACGGCGCCCTGTGGGTGGTCCTGGGCTGCGCGGTCGTCGCCGTCACGCGTCGTACCGGCCGGGAACGGGCGCTGCTGCTGAAGGGTGTCGGGCTGGGGCTGTTGCTGGTGGCCGGGCACAAGACGGGGGACACCTGGCTGCTCATCACGTCGGAGACCCGCCCGACGGTGCTCGACCCCTATCTGGCGACCGCCGACCACGCGCTGGGCGATCCGTCCTGGCTGGTCGGCCGGCTGGTGGAGGCCACCTCGCCGGTGGGCGGCGGCATCCTGCACGTCGTCTACGGCCAGCTCCCGCTGGCGGCGGCCCTGGTCGGCCTGTACCAACTGCGCCACGTGGCGGTCGAGCGCCGCTTCCCGAGCCACCATCTCGTCCGCACCTTCCTCGTCATCGGCCTGCTCGGGCCCGCCGTCTACATGATCTTCCCGGTCGTCGGGCCCGTGTACGCCTACGGAGCCGAGGGCGGACAGTGGGCGGTGGCCAACCTGTGGCCGGACACCCTGCCGTCGATCGGTGCCCCGCACGCGGTGCCGTTCGACGAGATCACCCCGCGCAACTGCATGCCCAGTCTGCACACGGCGTGGGCGACGACGCTCTTCGTCCACTCGCGCAAGGGGTCGCGCCCGATGCGGTACGCCGGGGCCTTCTGGCTGGTCGCCACCCTGACCGCGACGCTGGGCTTCGGTTACCACTACGGCGTGGACCTCATCGCCGGCGTGGTCTTCGCGCTCACGGTCGAGGCGGCGATGCGCGCGTTCGCCCGCGGCTGGGACCGGTCGGCCGTCCGGCTGGTCGCCCACGGAGCGACGGTGTTCGCGGTGCTGCTGGTCTCGTACCGCCTGCTCCCGGAGGAGATGGCCGCGTACCCGTGGGTGGCCGGACCGCTCCTCCTCCTCGCGATGGCCTCGGTGGTGTTCGGGTACCTGCGGACCACCAGGGCGTGGGAGCCGAAGTCCGGGCCGGCGCGGCAGCCGGAGCCGCCGAGGCCTGCCGAGCCGCAGCCCGAACTCGTCTGA
- a CDS encoding sigma-70 family RNA polymerase sigma factor: protein MISPAPSAVHDRVARAARARQERTSADEPATLWALAARGGDPRAVENLVRALQRDVRRFVTHLGADPQSADDLAQDTFLRALGSLHRFEGRSSARTWLLAIARRAVIDSYRHASARPRLLATEDWETAAECAQEHGLPGFDDGIALAELLDALPHDRREAFVLTQLVGVSYAEAAELVGCPVGTVRSRVARAREALIRSLGEAERSGPPDVQRAIRSRTACR, encoded by the coding sequence GTGATCAGTCCTGCCCCCTCCGCCGTCCACGACCGGGTGGCACGCGCCGCGAGAGCACGTCAGGAACGGACGTCCGCCGACGAGCCGGCGACGCTCTGGGCGCTGGCCGCCCGCGGCGGCGATCCGCGGGCCGTGGAGAACCTCGTCCGCGCCCTCCAGCGGGACGTCCGCCGCTTCGTCACCCACCTCGGCGCCGACCCCCAGTCCGCCGACGACCTCGCCCAGGACACCTTCCTGCGGGCGCTCGGCAGCCTGCACCGCTTCGAGGGCCGTTCCTCCGCCCGCACCTGGCTGCTGGCCATCGCCCGCCGCGCGGTGATCGACAGCTACCGGCACGCGTCCGCCCGGCCCCGGCTGCTGGCCACGGAGGACTGGGAGACCGCCGCCGAGTGTGCCCAGGAACACGGTCTGCCGGGATTCGACGACGGCATCGCCCTGGCCGAACTGCTGGACGCGCTGCCGCACGACCGGCGCGAGGCCTTCGTCCTCACCCAACTCGTCGGAGTCTCCTACGCGGAGGCCGCCGAACTCGTCGGCTGTCCGGTCGGCACGGTCCGCTCCCGCGTGGCCCGCGCCCGCGAGGCGCTGATCCGGTCCCTCGGCGAGGCCGAACGCAGCGGGCCGCCGGACGTACAACGGGCGATCAGGTCCCGCACGGCCTGCCGTTAG
- a CDS encoding alkene reductase, translating into MTSLFDSYPLGELTLPNRMVMAPMTRVRAAAGGLATSSMATYYAQRASAGLIVSEGVQPSLVGQSNPGTPGLYTDEQVAAWRPVTGALHANGGRIFAQIMHGGRVSHPDTTGMRPVGPSAVPAVGKVFTPTGPQAAPTPRALETAEVPEHALSYASAARRAVDAGFDGVELHGANGYLISQFLSSNANLRTDRYGGSVANRIRFAVEAVSATAEAVGGHRTGIRLSPAGTFWGVEETDVPELYDELLTELARLDLAYVHVEATAEEEVLVGLRRAWPGTLIMNPVLPMGPKQAGRDEADHWLGLGADLISFGRGFIANPDLVERLRTGLPVAPVDEDTYYQGGDAGYLTYSAYQHTA; encoded by the coding sequence GTGACGTCCCTCTTCGACAGCTACCCGCTCGGTGAACTGACCCTGCCCAACCGGATGGTGATGGCCCCGATGACCCGGGTCCGTGCCGCGGCGGGCGGGCTGGCCACGTCCTCGATGGCGACGTACTACGCCCAGCGCGCCTCGGCCGGACTGATCGTCTCCGAAGGCGTGCAGCCGAGCCTCGTCGGGCAGTCCAACCCCGGTACGCCCGGGCTGTACACCGACGAACAGGTGGCCGCCTGGCGCCCGGTGACCGGCGCCCTGCACGCCAACGGCGGACGGATCTTCGCCCAGATCATGCACGGGGGGCGCGTCTCGCACCCGGACACCACGGGCATGCGGCCCGTCGGCCCCTCGGCCGTCCCCGCCGTCGGGAAGGTGTTCACCCCTACCGGCCCCCAGGCGGCGCCGACTCCGCGCGCCCTGGAGACCGCCGAGGTGCCCGAACACGCCCTCTCCTACGCCAGTGCCGCCCGCCGCGCGGTCGACGCCGGCTTCGACGGGGTCGAACTGCACGGCGCCAACGGCTACCTCATCTCGCAGTTCCTCTCCTCCAACGCGAACCTCCGCACCGACCGCTACGGAGGCTCGGTGGCCAACCGGATCCGCTTCGCCGTCGAGGCGGTGTCCGCGACCGCCGAGGCCGTGGGCGGCCACCGGACCGGCATCCGCCTCTCCCCGGCCGGGACCTTCTGGGGCGTCGAGGAGACCGACGTCCCCGAGCTGTACGACGAGCTGCTGACCGAACTGGCGCGCCTCGATCTCGCCTACGTCCATGTCGAGGCCACCGCCGAGGAGGAGGTGCTCGTCGGTCTGCGCCGCGCCTGGCCGGGCACGCTCATCATGAACCCGGTGCTGCCGATGGGGCCGAAGCAGGCCGGGCGGGACGAGGCCGACCACTGGCTCGGGCTCGGCGCGGACCTCATCAGCTTCGGCCGCGGCTTCATCGCCAACCCCGACCTGGTCGAGCGGCTGCGCACCGGCCTCCCGGTCGCCCCGGTGGACGAGGACACCTACTACCAGGGCGGCGACGCCGGTTACCTGACCTACTCGGCCTATCAGCACACCGCCTGA
- a CDS encoding MerR family transcriptional regulator has product MRIGELASRAGVSVRSVRYYEDQGLLASTRSPSGQRHYTDHEVDRVRFLQRLYAAGLSSRTIAELLPCVDSPSEDNSDAALERMAQERDRLSEHIADLISTRDALNALMAGAREYRETHWAAATHH; this is encoded by the coding sequence ATGCGCATCGGGGAGCTGGCGTCACGGGCCGGGGTCAGCGTGCGGTCCGTCCGCTACTACGAGGACCAGGGGCTGCTGGCCAGCACCCGCAGCCCGAGCGGCCAGCGCCACTACACGGACCACGAGGTCGATCGGGTCAGGTTCCTCCAGCGGCTCTACGCGGCGGGGCTGTCCAGCCGCACCATCGCCGAACTGCTGCCGTGCGTCGACTCGCCCAGCGAGGACAACTCCGACGCCGCCCTGGAGCGCATGGCGCAGGAGCGCGACCGGTTGTCCGAGCACATCGCGGACCTCATCAGTACCCGGGACGCGCTCAATGCGCTGATGGCCGGGGCGCGAGAGTACCGGGAGACCCACTGGGCGGCGGCGACGCACCACTGA
- a CDS encoding TetR/AcrR family transcriptional regulator has product MARAGLTTETLFRAGAELADEIGFEHTTPTELARRFGVRTASLYSHVRNAHELKTGIALFALEELADLVSEAVAGRAGKDALSAFANAYRDYARRHPGRFAAAQFRLDPEAAAAGAGARHAQMSRAILRGYDLAEPQQTHAVRLLGSVFSGYVGLETAGGFSHSAPDSQESWTEILNALDSLLRTWPTGGEGGAHSAR; this is encoded by the coding sequence GTGGCGCGGGCAGGACTGACGACGGAGACCCTGTTCAGGGCGGGGGCCGAGCTGGCCGACGAGATCGGGTTCGAGCACACCACACCCACGGAGCTGGCCCGGCGGTTCGGGGTACGCACGGCGAGCCTCTACTCGCACGTGAGGAACGCGCACGAACTCAAGACCGGCATCGCGCTGTTCGCTCTCGAAGAGCTGGCCGACCTGGTCTCCGAGGCGGTGGCCGGCCGGGCCGGCAAGGACGCGCTGTCCGCTTTCGCCAACGCCTACCGCGACTACGCGCGCCGGCACCCGGGCCGCTTCGCCGCCGCGCAGTTCCGCCTCGACCCCGAGGCGGCGGCGGCCGGCGCCGGCGCGCGGCACGCCCAGATGTCGCGGGCCATCCTGCGCGGGTACGACCTGGCCGAACCCCAGCAGACGCACGCCGTACGCCTGCTGGGCAGCGTCTTCAGCGGATACGTCGGCCTGGAGACCGCCGGGGGTTTCAGCCACAGCGCACCCGACTCGCAGGAGAGCTGGACGGAGATTCTCAACGCGCTGGACTCCCTGCTCCGCACCTGGCCGACCGGCGGTGAAGGGGGCGCCCACAGCGCCCGTTGA
- a CDS encoding AAA family ATPase: protein MGPQDARDHPSAPGAQDTARRLRAIGEELSDRFYERADVVRTLLVTLLAGRHSLILGPPGTAKSELARELTGRIEGASYWEILLSKFTAPTRMFGPIDVAALSRGEYRQVYEGRATTAHVAFIDEIFKCSTAALNETLGYLNERIYHPESGGEPVRCPLIGAITASNELPTGEDSAAIYDRLLVRIEVSYLEDPSNFAALVRSAVGRPAAPPPRTTVELAALQHAVTGTVPAVDVPDAIVDAVCTLRAALRRKELVASDRRWRQAVGLLQASAYLDGRVAVGESDLSVLTHVLWHSPAERPTVEREVLHLVNPDAREALDLADTIDELETQLDAMAGQSREALSEWVIKKAHNQLATAGTRLEKLREEAVVAGRSTAAIDRVTGRQRAVRARVLTEALGVDASTVQSRL from the coding sequence ATGGGCCCACAGGACGCGCGGGACCATCCGTCCGCGCCCGGCGCGCAGGACACCGCCCGGCGACTCCGCGCGATCGGTGAGGAGTTGTCGGACCGCTTCTACGAACGGGCCGACGTGGTGCGGACGCTGCTGGTGACCCTGCTGGCGGGCCGGCACTCCCTGATACTGGGTCCGCCCGGGACGGCGAAGTCCGAGCTGGCCCGGGAACTCACGGGCAGGATCGAGGGGGCGTCGTACTGGGAGATCCTGCTGTCGAAGTTCACGGCGCCGACGCGGATGTTCGGCCCGATCGACGTCGCCGCGCTGTCCCGGGGCGAGTACCGCCAGGTCTACGAGGGTCGCGCCACGACCGCGCACGTCGCGTTCATCGACGAGATCTTCAAGTGCTCCACGGCGGCGCTGAACGAGACGCTGGGCTACCTCAACGAACGGATCTACCATCCCGAGAGCGGCGGCGAACCCGTCCGCTGCCCGCTCATCGGGGCCATCACGGCGAGCAACGAGCTGCCCACCGGAGAGGACTCGGCCGCCATCTACGACCGGCTTCTGGTGCGGATCGAAGTCTCGTACCTCGAGGACCCCTCGAACTTCGCCGCGCTGGTCCGCTCCGCCGTCGGCCGCCCGGCTGCCCCGCCGCCGCGGACCACGGTGGAACTGGCCGCGCTGCAGCACGCCGTGACCGGGACCGTCCCTGCCGTCGACGTCCCCGACGCGATCGTGGACGCCGTGTGCACGCTGCGCGCGGCCCTGCGCCGCAAGGAACTGGTCGCCTCCGACCGGCGCTGGCGGCAGGCGGTGGGCCTGCTCCAGGCCTCCGCCTACCTCGACGGACGCGTCGCGGTCGGCGAGAGCGACCTGTCGGTGCTGACGCATGTGCTGTGGCACTCCCCCGCCGAACGCCCGACGGTCGAACGCGAGGTGCTGCACCTGGTGAACCCCGACGCCCGCGAGGCCCTGGACCTCGCCGACACCATCGACGAACTGGAGACCCAGCTCGACGCCATGGCCGGGCAGTCCCGCGAGGCGCTGAGCGAGTGGGTCATCAAGAAGGCCCACAACCAGCTCGCCACCGCCGGAACCCGACTGGAGAAACTGCGGGAGGAAGCGGTGGTGGCCGGCCGCTCCACGGCGGCAATTGACCGGGTCACCGGCCGCCAGCGCGCCGTCCGCGCCCGGGTACTCACCGAGGCCCTCGGCGTGGACGCGAGCACGGTGCAGTCCCGGCTCTGA